In Rattus norvegicus strain BN/NHsdMcwi chromosome 3, GRCr8, whole genome shotgun sequence, a genomic segment contains:
- the Defb25 gene encoding beta-defensin 25 precursor — MAKWILLIVALLVLGHVPSGSTEFKRCWNGQGACRTYCTRQEKFIHLCPDASLCCLSYSLKASPHSRAGGV; from the exons ATGGCAAAGTGGATTCTGCTCATTGTGGCTCTCCTGGTCTTGGGTCATGTGCCATCAG GGAGCACTGAATTCAAACGGTGCTGGAATGGCCAGGGGGCCTGCCGGACTTACTGCACAAGGCAAGAGAAATTCATCCACCTGTGTCCGGATGCTTCTCTGTGCTGCCTGTCCTATTCTCTCAAGGCTTCACCCCACTCAAGGGCTGGAGGTGTGTAG